Proteins found in one Streptomyces sp. CB09001 genomic segment:
- a CDS encoding tyrosine-type recombinase/integrase yields MSVERKTVTSLPEQRAQAPRVRERNRRDKRDPRLPIAELFSEERARRLWESLPEEHRRDHFDSANMPEDYRQAFIVRTIDKSRGWYTQSLSLRGLPEPMTWEMAWFIDQQVADGYSINTNRLGELRRGLVLAVEHGSSVARTARSLTALTHEEWGREVRGALMRTHTSANPHLPAWVENGLKHVQDRLAHAYHDGEWWRLNVWNPALDRRIPQREHEPNGRTVANFSQLTTGWFREAAKWWLSVQLSTERYVWSSVKSRLDHLKWFQWYIDEAGCAGPQLVDSPEKLRPWLLGFVTSLNSHTAMTGPNKGGRLAKNSRRGPLVTIEAFYRWIYDNRAEAVSVLGDRRWAGLGLEHTVLFRLEDKPRLTNQLPDDMALEDEVISTIAAGSGVLAASKAEGGLDDRQAFHALMLLIRTGRRMNEVLMMDFEPLLPLLTTGKQKDKGPDGFVARLAYQQTKITGGEPPTIPVDQEIVDIIRLQQKWAREFIAAQGSPEGTEPPYLFLQTKNNRLGKRPYASATFHSRLGVLTEKLAITDSVGRPVKISKTHTFRHTRATDLINAGVPIHVVMRYLGHVTPAMTMHYAKTLAVTAEREFLRYKKVTADGRTAEVNPSDLYDLLHLDQRADRVLPNGWCMLPPRQVCSKGNACLTCDKFVTDTSHRDELQHQLQQSEALIARRQTQFTARHGEPMGEDNIWLAGRLAETRALTKVLVALDQVSVHEDGHLRAVRGAGAADRPEP; encoded by the coding sequence GTGAGCGTTGAGCGGAAGACCGTCACATCATTGCCCGAACAGAGGGCGCAGGCTCCAAGGGTTCGTGAGCGCAATCGCCGGGACAAACGGGACCCGCGGCTGCCGATCGCTGAGCTTTTCAGCGAGGAGCGGGCGAGGCGGCTCTGGGAGAGCCTGCCTGAGGAACACCGGCGGGATCACTTCGACTCCGCGAACATGCCCGAGGACTACCGTCAGGCGTTCATCGTCCGAACGATCGACAAGAGCCGGGGCTGGTACACCCAGTCCCTCAGCCTCCGAGGACTCCCGGAGCCGATGACCTGGGAAATGGCCTGGTTCATCGACCAACAGGTCGCCGACGGATACAGCATCAACACCAATCGCCTGGGTGAGCTGCGGCGGGGTCTTGTTCTTGCGGTTGAGCACGGCAGTTCCGTGGCACGGACAGCGCGGTCGCTGACGGCTCTGACGCACGAGGAATGGGGGCGAGAGGTCAGGGGAGCGCTGATGCGCACCCACACTTCAGCCAACCCCCATCTACCGGCATGGGTCGAGAACGGCCTGAAGCACGTGCAAGACCGTCTTGCCCACGCCTACCACGACGGGGAGTGGTGGCGGTTGAACGTCTGGAACCCCGCTCTGGACCGGCGCATCCCGCAACGGGAGCACGAGCCCAATGGCCGCACGGTGGCCAACTTCAGCCAGCTCACGACAGGCTGGTTCCGGGAAGCCGCAAAGTGGTGGCTGTCCGTCCAGTTGTCGACCGAGCGGTACGTGTGGTCGTCGGTGAAGAGCAGGCTGGATCACCTGAAGTGGTTCCAGTGGTACATCGACGAAGCAGGCTGCGCCGGTCCTCAACTCGTCGACTCACCGGAGAAGCTTCGGCCCTGGCTGCTCGGGTTTGTGACCTCACTCAACAGTCACACCGCGATGACCGGCCCGAACAAGGGCGGCAGGCTGGCGAAGAACAGCCGACGGGGCCCGCTGGTGACCATCGAGGCGTTCTACCGGTGGATCTACGACAACCGTGCCGAGGCGGTCTCGGTTCTCGGTGACCGGCGCTGGGCCGGACTTGGCCTGGAGCACACGGTGCTGTTCCGCTTGGAAGACAAGCCGCGACTCACCAACCAGCTCCCGGACGACATGGCCCTGGAGGACGAGGTGATCAGTACGATCGCGGCGGGTTCCGGGGTACTCGCGGCCTCCAAAGCCGAGGGAGGCCTTGATGACCGGCAGGCTTTCCATGCGTTGATGCTGCTCATCCGAACGGGCCGGCGCATGAACGAGGTCCTGATGATGGACTTCGAACCGCTGCTGCCGCTGCTGACCACGGGGAAACAGAAGGACAAGGGGCCGGACGGTTTCGTGGCCCGGCTCGCCTATCAGCAGACGAAGATCACCGGTGGCGAGCCGCCGACGATCCCTGTCGACCAGGAGATCGTCGACATCATCCGTCTCCAGCAGAAGTGGGCCCGCGAGTTCATCGCCGCGCAGGGCTCCCCAGAGGGCACTGAACCGCCGTATCTGTTCCTGCAGACCAAGAACAACCGGCTCGGGAAGAGGCCCTACGCTTCGGCGACGTTTCACAGTCGCCTTGGCGTACTGACCGAGAAGCTGGCGATCACCGACAGTGTCGGCCGCCCTGTCAAGATCTCGAAGACCCACACCTTCCGGCACACCCGGGCGACCGACCTGATCAACGCCGGGGTCCCGATCCACGTCGTCATGCGCTACCTGGGACATGTCACACCGGCCATGACCATGCACTACGCCAAGACCCTGGCCGTGACGGCCGAGCGCGAGTTCCTCCGCTACAAGAAGGTGACGGCCGACGGCCGGACCGCCGAGGTGAACCCCAGCGACCTCTACGACCTCCTCCACCTGGACCAGCGGGCCGACCGAGTGCTGCCCAACGGCTGGTGCATGCTGCCGCCCCGGCAGGTCTGCTCCAAGGGCAACGCCTGCCTCACCTGCGACAAGTTCGTCACCGACACCAGCCACCGCGACGAACTCCAGCACCAGCTCCAGCAGTCCGAAGCGCTGATCGCGCGCCGCCAGACCCAGTTCACCGCCCGGCACGGGGAGCCGATGGGTGAGGACAACATCTGGCTCGCCGGCCGCCTCGCCGAGACCCGCGCGCTGACCAAGGTCCTCGTCGCCCTGGACCAGGTCAGCGTCCACGAGGACGGCCACCTCCGGGCGGTTCGCGGGGCAGGCGCTGCCGATCGCCCCGAACCGTAG
- a CDS encoding tyrosine-type recombinase/integrase has translation MTDGVAVASTQRVVTGEGVTWTVVGEDYRVAEPVEQYLEYLRSRDCSPNTLKSYARGLALWWTFLERRAQAWDAIGVTELGTFVGQLRRGSVAEDVVPLHEVVKAADATVASRARAVMGFYRYHASRGVEVAGRLYETVRARPGSYLPFLEHVARRAGRRSSVVKIRVRAKPVPVLLPAQMAAIREAEASWDAAGAVWSGELRYRLLWTLLEETGLRLGEALGLRHRDWKTGTGTTAQVEVVHREDHPHGLRAKSGHRRVFVGSVLDRLYGDWVWALCEAGADVELDDWDDAYIFCNLHRGRRFAPLRAESVYKHLAARKQHVPGLPPGMTPHWYRHTHATALLLSGVPMHVVSRRLGHADIQTTINTYAHVTEDAELRACADWQEITKAWGADSER, from the coding sequence ATGACGGACGGGGTGGCGGTGGCAAGTACGCAGCGGGTGGTCACCGGTGAAGGCGTGACGTGGACGGTCGTCGGCGAGGACTACCGTGTAGCGGAGCCGGTCGAGCAGTACCTGGAGTACCTGAGATCGAGGGACTGCTCACCCAACACCCTCAAGAGCTACGCGCGGGGCCTGGCCCTGTGGTGGACGTTTCTGGAGCGTCGGGCGCAGGCGTGGGACGCCATCGGAGTGACTGAACTCGGCACCTTTGTCGGGCAGTTGCGTCGCGGAAGTGTGGCTGAGGACGTGGTTCCGCTCCATGAGGTCGTGAAGGCGGCCGACGCGACCGTGGCGAGCCGGGCCCGCGCGGTCATGGGCTTCTACCGCTATCACGCCTCGCGCGGGGTCGAGGTCGCGGGACGGCTGTACGAGACGGTGAGGGCCAGGCCGGGAAGCTACCTGCCGTTCCTGGAACACGTGGCGCGCAGGGCCGGACGCCGTTCGAGCGTGGTCAAGATCCGGGTCCGGGCGAAACCGGTGCCGGTGCTGCTGCCCGCTCAGATGGCAGCGATCCGTGAGGCGGAGGCGTCCTGGGACGCGGCAGGCGCGGTCTGGTCGGGCGAACTGCGGTACCGCCTGCTGTGGACCCTGCTGGAGGAGACCGGGCTGCGGCTCGGCGAGGCCCTTGGCCTGCGGCACCGCGATTGGAAGACCGGCACGGGTACGACCGCGCAGGTCGAGGTCGTCCACCGTGAGGACCACCCGCACGGCCTGCGGGCCAAGAGCGGTCACCGCCGCGTCTTCGTCGGCTCGGTTCTGGACCGCCTTTACGGCGACTGGGTCTGGGCACTGTGCGAGGCCGGTGCAGACGTCGAGCTGGACGACTGGGACGACGCGTACATCTTCTGCAACCTGCACCGCGGACGCCGGTTCGCGCCGCTCAGGGCGGAGAGCGTCTATAAGCACCTGGCCGCGCGGAAGCAGCACGTCCCCGGCCTGCCACCGGGCATGACCCCGCACTGGTACCGGCACACCCACGCCACGGCCCTGCTGCTGTCCGGAGTGCCGATGCACGTGGTCAGCCGCAGGCTCGGCCACGCGGACATCCAGACCACGATCAACACGTACGCCCATGTGACCGAGGACGCGGAGCTCCGGGCGTGCGCGGATTGGCAGGAGATCACGAAGGCGTGGGGAGCTGACAGTGAGCGTTGA
- a CDS encoding MFS transporter encodes MAGDVREATESEPDPARPAAPGGQEQVSSGVLVSIGALLLGMLLAALDQTIVSTALPTIVSDLGGLEHLSWVVTAYLLAATAATPLWGKLGDQYGRKKLFQLAIGIFLVGSALCGIAQGMSELIAFRALQGLGGGGLMVLSMAIVGDLVPPRERGRYQGLFGAVFGATSVLGPLLGGVFTEHLSWRWVFYINLPIGVVALAVIAAVLHIPRRAARHVIDYLGTLLIASVATCLVLVASLGGTTWAWGSPQIVGLAVLAVVLAVLFVVVERRAAEPVLPLKLFRVRTFTLSAVISFVIGFAMFGAMTYLPTFLQVVRGVSPTVSGVYMLPMVFGLLLSSTVSGQIVSRTGRWKVFPVAGTAVTTLGLLLLHQLDEHSATGEVSAYFFVFGLGLGLVMQVLVLIVQNAVPYEDLGVATSGATFFRSIGASFGVAIFGTIFASRLGDQLADAFRGAALPPGVSVDTLKADPRGIGALPPALRPEAIHAYASSITDVFLYAAPVALVAFLLAWFLKEDRLRGSVTAPDATQTLASNPVERSSHDEVCRALSVLGTREGRREIYRRITARAGYDLLPASSWMLLRVRKYGRVEPAQLAERSPVPLATVMAAARQVEERHLAVREGPDLVLTRRGRAVAEKLALAREDSLAELLGDWWGPDRPTDLVRLVRELTGELCGSERERPHEGRAPARAG; translated from the coding sequence ATGGCCGGAGACGTGCGCGAGGCGACGGAGTCGGAGCCGGACCCGGCGCGGCCCGCCGCACCGGGCGGGCAGGAGCAGGTCTCCAGCGGCGTACTCGTCTCCATCGGAGCCCTGCTCCTCGGCATGCTGCTCGCCGCACTCGACCAGACCATCGTGTCGACGGCGCTGCCGACCATCGTCAGTGATCTGGGCGGCCTGGAGCACCTGTCCTGGGTGGTCACCGCGTATCTGCTGGCGGCCACCGCCGCGACCCCGCTGTGGGGCAAGCTCGGCGACCAGTACGGACGCAAGAAGCTGTTCCAGCTGGCGATCGGGATCTTCCTGGTCGGCTCCGCGCTGTGCGGCATCGCGCAGGGCATGTCCGAGCTGATCGCCTTCCGCGCCCTGCAGGGCCTGGGCGGCGGCGGGCTGATGGTGCTGTCCATGGCGATCGTCGGGGACCTGGTCCCGCCCCGTGAACGAGGCCGCTACCAGGGGCTGTTCGGCGCGGTCTTCGGTGCGACCAGCGTGCTGGGGCCGCTGCTCGGCGGCGTCTTCACGGAGCACCTCAGCTGGCGGTGGGTCTTCTACATCAACCTGCCCATCGGCGTCGTCGCGCTCGCCGTGATCGCCGCGGTCCTGCACATCCCGCGCCGCGCCGCCCGGCACGTCATCGACTACCTCGGCACCCTCCTCATCGCCTCCGTCGCCACCTGCCTGGTCCTCGTGGCCTCGCTCGGCGGCACGACCTGGGCCTGGGGCTCCCCGCAGATCGTCGGTCTGGCGGTGCTCGCGGTCGTCCTGGCCGTGCTCTTCGTCGTCGTGGAACGCAGGGCGGCCGAGCCCGTCCTGCCCCTCAAGCTCTTCCGCGTCCGCACCTTCACGCTGTCCGCCGTCATCAGCTTCGTCATCGGCTTCGCGATGTTCGGCGCGATGACGTACCTGCCGACGTTCTTGCAGGTCGTGCGCGGTGTCTCCCCCACCGTGTCCGGTGTGTACATGCTGCCGATGGTCTTCGGCCTGCTGCTGTCGTCGACCGTCTCCGGGCAGATCGTCAGCCGTACCGGCCGCTGGAAGGTGTTCCCCGTCGCGGGCACCGCCGTCACCACCCTCGGCCTGCTCCTGCTGCACCAGCTCGACGAGCACAGCGCCACCGGCGAGGTGAGCGCCTACTTCTTCGTCTTCGGCCTGGGCCTCGGTCTGGTGATGCAGGTCCTCGTCCTCATCGTGCAGAACGCCGTCCCCTACGAGGACCTGGGCGTCGCCACCTCGGGCGCGACCTTCTTCCGGTCCATCGGCGCCTCGTTCGGCGTGGCCATCTTCGGCACGATCTTCGCGAGCCGCCTCGGCGACCAGCTCGCCGACGCCTTCCGGGGCGCCGCCCTGCCACCGGGCGTCTCCGTGGACACCCTCAAGGCCGACCCCCGCGGCATCGGCGCCCTGCCGCCCGCGCTGCGCCCCGAGGCGATCCACGCCTACGCCTCCTCCATCACCGACGTCTTCCTGTACGCCGCCCCCGTCGCCCTCGTCGCCTTCCTGCTGGCCTGGTTCCTGAAGGAGGACCGGCTGCGCGGCTCGGTCACGGCGCCGGACGCCACCCAGACCCTGGCCAGCAACCCGGTGGAACGCTCCTCGCACGACGAGGTGTGCCGCGCCCTGTCGGTGCTCGGCACCCGGGAGGGCCGCCGGGAGATCTACCGCCGGATCACCGCGCGGGCGGGCTACGACCTGCTGCCCGCGTCCAGCTGGATGCTGCTGCGGGTCAGGAAGTACGGCCGGGTCGAGCCGGCCCAGCTCGCCGAGCGCAGCCCGGTCCCCCTGGCCACCGTGATGGCGGCGGCCCGGCAGGTGGAGGAGCGGCACCTCGCCGTCCGCGAGGGCCCCGACCTGGTCCTCACCCGCCGGGGCCGCGCAGTCGCCGAAAAGCTGGCGCTGGCCCGCGAGGACTCGCTCGCCGAACTGCTCGGCGACTGGTGGGGCCCGGACCGCCCGACCGACCTGGTGCGGCTGGTGCGGGAGCTGACCGGCGAACTGTGCGGCTCGGAGCGGGAGCGCCCGCACGAGGGGCGTGCGCCCGCGCGGGCGGGCTGA
- a CDS encoding HAD-IA family hydrolase — protein MTATATTVLPARALLLDMDGTLVNSDAAVDRVWRRWADRHGLDGDEVMKVVHGRQGYASMALLLPHRPMEQNHADNARMLAEETADTEGVVAIPGAPEFLASLRGVPHALVTSADVALSTARMAAAGLAQPDVRVTAESVGASKPDPEGFLKGAAELGIAPADCIVFEDSGAGIAAGRAAGMRVVGVGPRAGFHGPDVVVEDLTRVRVEADADGGGLRLHIG, from the coding sequence ATGACGGCCACCGCCACCACCGTTCTGCCCGCCCGTGCCCTGCTGCTCGACATGGACGGCACCCTCGTCAACTCGGACGCCGCCGTGGACCGCGTCTGGCGGCGCTGGGCCGACCGGCACGGGCTGGACGGCGACGAGGTCATGAAGGTTGTCCACGGACGGCAGGGCTACGCCTCGATGGCGCTGCTGCTGCCGCACCGGCCCATGGAGCAGAACCACGCCGACAACGCGCGCATGCTCGCCGAGGAGACCGCCGACACCGAGGGTGTCGTCGCGATCCCCGGCGCGCCGGAGTTCCTCGCCTCGCTGCGCGGTGTGCCGCACGCCCTGGTGACCTCGGCCGACGTGGCGCTGTCCACCGCGCGGATGGCCGCCGCCGGGCTCGCGCAGCCGGACGTCCGGGTCACCGCCGAGTCGGTCGGCGCGAGCAAGCCCGACCCGGAGGGCTTCCTCAAGGGCGCCGCCGAACTGGGCATCGCCCCCGCCGACTGCATCGTCTTCGAGGACTCCGGCGCCGGTATCGCGGCCGGGCGCGCCGCCGGGATGCGGGTCGTCGGGGTCGGACCGCGCGCCGGGTTCCACGGGCCGGACGTGGTCGTGGAGGACCTGACGCGGGTGCGCGTCGAGGCCGACGCGGACGGGGGCGGGCTGCGCCTGCACATCGGCTGA
- a CDS encoding GNAT family N-acetyltransferase: MTWTVDPEPYDSPVAAALWRAYYTEVSDRWYRLHEDRATDPDELEREIAAYPGADLVPPRGRLLVARYGGEPAGTSGVRLLDDTTAELTRVFLCGSMRGRGGAALLVRAAEDAARALGAVRMVLDTRGDLVEARALYARLGYTETEACNESPYAEHWFAKRLRRDRDS; this comes from the coding sequence ATGACCTGGACCGTCGACCCGGAACCGTACGACTCCCCCGTCGCCGCCGCCCTCTGGCGCGCGTACTACACGGAGGTGAGCGACCGCTGGTACCGGCTCCACGAGGACCGTGCCACCGACCCCGACGAACTGGAGCGGGAGATCGCCGCGTACCCCGGTGCCGACCTCGTACCGCCCCGTGGACGCCTGCTGGTCGCGCGCTACGGCGGTGAACCGGCCGGCACCTCGGGCGTCCGGCTGCTGGACGACACCACCGCCGAGCTGACCCGGGTCTTCCTGTGCGGCTCGATGCGCGGCCGGGGCGGCGCCGCGCTGCTGGTGCGGGCCGCCGAGGACGCCGCACGGGCGCTCGGGGCGGTGCGCATGGTCCTGGACACGCGGGGCGACCTCGTCGAGGCCCGCGCCCTGTACGCGCGCCTCGGCTACACCGAGACCGAGGCGTGCAACGAGAGTCCGTACGCCGAGCACTGGTTCGCCAAGCGGCTGCGCCGCGACCGCGACTCCTGA
- a CDS encoding peptidoglycan-binding domain-containing protein: MEQQKEPSQDRPAGAACPECGTPRAADNTPSCACGTRASDALRDARTAQAAAAEDFDPLRIRPYVELDGTDAGESSDTAGASGVSGAAAVSDVSGERGAAPASDSDPDATMTLRAVDAGAGAGAGAGTGTAAGTDADGGAGAGAGSPDGDTGAPSEATSALPTPLAPSTGSPSAHDLRLFDASATAPLARVGPGTDSAGSGGRPRRRRKGVLLSAAGAVVVVVGAAGFASGLFSYDTPSRDGALPDEVRASVPDPSTSEASPSAEPSASSASPSPSASASASASASPSADASASSSPSPSASSASPTPSRSAEPTQSTSAPTDDAPQESEDDDRDPGGGPMLRRGDQGPEVVELQQRLKEKWMYWGDLDGDYNRQVEDAVRQYQWESGIRTDRLGVYGPETRRRLESETQEP; this comes from the coding sequence GTGGAGCAGCAGAAGGAGCCGTCGCAGGACCGGCCGGCGGGGGCCGCCTGCCCGGAGTGCGGCACACCCAGGGCGGCGGACAACACCCCGTCCTGCGCCTGCGGAACCAGGGCGTCCGACGCCCTGCGCGACGCACGCACGGCCCAGGCGGCAGCGGCGGAGGACTTCGATCCGTTGCGCATACGGCCGTACGTCGAGCTGGACGGCACCGACGCCGGGGAGTCTTCGGACACGGCCGGCGCGTCCGGAGTGTCCGGTGCGGCCGCCGTGTCCGACGTGTCCGGTGAGCGCGGCGCCGCGCCCGCGTCCGATTCCGACCCGGACGCCACCATGACGCTGCGCGCCGTCGACGCCGGGGCCGGTGCGGGAGCGGGAGCGGGTACAGGTACGGCAGCCGGTACCGATGCCGATGGTGGTGCCGGTGCCGGTGCCGGCTCGCCCGACGGGGACACGGGAGCGCCCTCGGAAGCGACCTCCGCGCTGCCGACGCCCCTCGCACCCTCGACCGGCTCGCCCAGCGCGCACGACCTGCGCCTGTTCGACGCGTCCGCCACCGCGCCCCTCGCGCGGGTGGGCCCGGGGACGGACAGTGCGGGCAGCGGGGGACGGCCGCGGCGGCGGCGCAAGGGCGTCCTGCTGAGTGCGGCCGGGGCGGTCGTCGTCGTGGTCGGCGCGGCGGGATTCGCGAGCGGGCTGTTCTCGTACGACACCCCGTCGCGGGACGGGGCGCTGCCGGACGAGGTCCGCGCGAGCGTGCCGGACCCGTCGACCAGCGAGGCCTCCCCTAGCGCGGAACCGAGCGCGTCCTCCGCCTCCCCGTCACCCTCCGCGTCCGCCTCCGCCTCCGCGTCCGCTTCCCCGTCGGCCGACGCGAGCGCCTCGTCGTCGCCGTCCCCGTCGGCGTCGAGCGCCTCGCCCACCCCGTCCCGGTCGGCCGAGCCGACGCAGAGCACGAGCGCGCCGACCGACGACGCCCCGCAGGAGTCCGAGGACGACGACCGGGACCCCGGCGGCGGCCCCATGCTGCGCCGCGGCGACCAGGGCCCGGAGGTGGTGGAACTTCAGCAGCGCCTGAAGGAGAAGTGGATGTACTGGGGCGACCTCGACGGCGACTACAACCGCCAGGTCGAGGACGCCGTCCGCCAGTACCAGTGGGAGAGCGGCATACGCACCGACAGACTCGGCGTCTACGGCCCGGAGACCCGCCGCAGGCTGGAGTCGGAGACACAGGAGCCGTAG
- a CDS encoding DUF6262 family protein yields the protein MTPLPKHLRQATRARTQEAEKRARTALAELARAGKPISFTAVARQAGVSTDFLYRSPELRTQIERHRAKTGPVPAGPANPPGDSSTSAAVRALSARLTRQQEAHRAEVTRLRKALEAAQGENLELRRRLARHEPD from the coding sequence ATGACGCCGCTGCCCAAGCACCTTCGCCAGGCCACCCGCGCCCGTACCCAGGAAGCCGAGAAGCGGGCGCGCACTGCCCTCGCCGAGCTGGCCAGGGCGGGCAAGCCCATCAGCTTCACCGCCGTGGCCCGCCAGGCCGGGGTGAGTACGGACTTCCTCTACAGGAGCCCGGAACTTCGGACGCAGATCGAGCGGCACCGAGCCAAGACCGGACCGGTTCCGGCGGGGCCTGCGAATCCGCCGGGCGACTCCTCGACCTCCGCCGCGGTGAGGGCACTGAGCGCCCGCCTCACGCGGCAGCAGGAGGCGCACCGTGCCGAGGTGACGAGGCTGCGCAAGGCACTGGAAGCCGCGCAGGGAGAAAACCTCGAACTCCGCAGGCGTCTGGCCCGCCACGAACCTGACTGA
- a CDS encoding alkaline phosphatase D family protein, with product MAELRLGPLLRYTDGSCATVWVETDRPCTAEVRCADGARGTARSFRIADHHYALVPVGGLTPGTATEYEVLLDGTGVWPPPDSRFPPSVIATPGDDDGMRVAFGSCRWAAPPSGGKGRVGPDALDTLSARVAADPGGARPDVLLLLGDQVYADEISDATRDWIAGRRDVEAGPGAQVADYEEYTHLYYESWLDPEVRWLLSTVPSCMIFDDHDVIDDWNTSAAWLADMRATDWWQERVLSGLMSYWVYQQLGNLSPDELAADPLYAAVREASDGTDTLREFAARADADPASVRWSYRRDFGRIRLLMVDSRAARVLDEDRRTMLDPGEAAWLREQVMEGRDDSDGDGDGDGDGDSAYDHLLIGTSLPWLLPHLVHDVEAWNAAMCGGERGARWARIGERIRRGADLEHWSAFPSSFDALGDLIADAGTGPGAPATVSVLSGDVHHAYVAEPSWPGRTPDARVAQLTCSPVHNSVPLSIRLGFRFGWSAPARALGRRIARHGRCAPPAVGWRRTGGPWFGNQIMTLTLRGRSARLRLEQARANRDGTNVLRTATDRELA from the coding sequence ATGGCGGAACTGCGCCTCGGCCCACTGCTGAGGTACACCGACGGTTCGTGCGCGACCGTCTGGGTCGAGACGGACCGCCCCTGCACGGCCGAGGTGCGCTGCGCCGACGGCGCCCGGGGCACGGCCCGCAGCTTCCGGATCGCGGACCACCACTACGCGCTGGTCCCGGTCGGCGGCCTGACCCCCGGCACGGCGACGGAGTACGAGGTGCTCCTCGACGGCACGGGCGTGTGGCCGCCGCCCGATTCCCGCTTCCCACCGTCGGTGATCGCCACGCCCGGGGACGACGACGGCATGCGCGTCGCCTTCGGCTCCTGCCGCTGGGCGGCGCCGCCCAGCGGAGGCAAGGGCCGGGTGGGCCCCGACGCCCTGGACACCCTCTCCGCCCGCGTCGCGGCCGATCCCGGGGGCGCCCGCCCGGACGTGCTGCTCCTGCTCGGCGACCAGGTGTACGCCGACGAGATCTCCGACGCCACGCGCGACTGGATCGCCGGTCGCCGCGACGTGGAGGCGGGCCCCGGCGCCCAGGTCGCCGACTATGAGGAGTACACCCACCTCTACTACGAGTCATGGCTCGACCCGGAGGTGCGCTGGCTGCTGTCCACCGTGCCGAGCTGCATGATCTTCGACGACCACGACGTCATCGACGACTGGAACACCTCCGCCGCCTGGCTCGCCGACATGCGGGCCACCGACTGGTGGCAGGAGCGGGTGCTGAGCGGGCTGATGTCGTACTGGGTGTACCAGCAGCTGGGCAACCTCTCCCCGGACGAACTGGCCGCCGACCCGCTCTACGCGGCCGTCCGCGAGGCGTCCGACGGCACCGACACGCTGCGGGAGTTCGCCGCACGGGCCGACGCCGACCCGGCCTCCGTCCGCTGGAGCTACCGGCGCGACTTCGGGCGCATACGGCTGCTGATGGTCGACTCCCGCGCGGCCCGCGTCCTGGACGAGGACCGCCGCACGATGCTCGACCCGGGCGAGGCCGCCTGGCTGCGCGAGCAGGTCATGGAGGGCCGGGACGACAGCGACGGCGACGGCGACGGCGACGGCGACGGCGACAGTGCGTATGACCATCTACTGATCGGCACCTCCCTGCCCTGGCTGCTGCCCCACCTGGTGCACGACGTGGAGGCGTGGAACGCCGCGATGTGCGGCGGCGAGCGGGGCGCCCGCTGGGCACGGATCGGGGAACGGATCCGACGCGGGGCCGACCTGGAACACTGGTCCGCGTTCCCCTCGTCCTTCGACGCCCTCGGCGACCTGATCGCCGATGCCGGTACCGGGCCGGGGGCGCCCGCGACGGTGAGCGTGCTGTCGGGCGACGTCCACCACGCCTACGTGGCCGAGCCGTCCTGGCCGGGGCGTACACCCGACGCGCGGGTGGCCCAGCTGACCTGCTCCCCCGTCCACAACTCGGTGCCGCTCTCGATCCGCCTCGGCTTCCGCTTCGGCTGGAGCGCCCCGGCGCGGGCCCTCGGACGCCGCATCGCCCGGCACGGACGCTGCGCGCCCCCGGCGGTGGGCTGGCGCAGGACCGGCGGGCCCTGGTTCGGCAACCAGATCATGACGCTGACCCTGCGGGGGCGGTCGGCCCGGCTGCGCCTGGAACAGGCCCGTGCGAATCGGGACGGGACGAACGTCCTGCGGACCGCCACGGACCGGGAGTTGGCGTAG
- a CDS encoding TMEM165/GDT1 family protein, whose product MISLTVTALVFGVVFLAELPDKTALAGLVLGTRYRASYVFAGVAAAFLLHVVLAVAAGSVLTLLPQQLVHAITGVLFLGGAAVLLMKKDDEDGEVRKPEDQSFWKVAGAGFMLILVAEFGDLTQIMTANLAARYDDPLSVGLGAVLALWAVAGLGIVGGKALMKRVPLGLITKIAAVLMLGLGVWSLWEAIAG is encoded by the coding sequence TTGATCAGCCTGACCGTGACGGCGCTCGTCTTCGGCGTCGTCTTCCTCGCCGAACTGCCGGACAAGACCGCCCTCGCCGGCCTCGTCCTCGGCACCCGCTACCGCGCCTCGTACGTCTTCGCGGGCGTCGCCGCCGCCTTCCTGCTGCACGTCGTGCTGGCCGTCGCGGCCGGCAGCGTGCTGACCCTGCTGCCGCAGCAGCTCGTGCACGCGATCACCGGTGTGCTGTTCCTCGGCGGTGCCGCCGTGCTGCTGATGAAGAAGGACGACGAGGACGGGGAGGTCCGCAAGCCGGAGGACCAGTCCTTCTGGAAGGTCGCCGGGGCGGGCTTCATGCTCATCCTGGTCGCCGAGTTCGGCGATCTGACGCAGATCATGACGGCCAACCTCGCGGCCCGTTACGACGATCCGCTCTCCGTCGGCCTCGGCGCGGTGCTCGCACTGTGGGCGGTGGCCGGGCTCGGCATCGTCGGTGGAAAGGCCCTGATGAAGCGGGTGCCGCTCGGGCTGATCACGAAGATCGCGGCCGTGCTCATGCTGGGCCTCGGCGTGTGGAGCCTGTGGGAGGCGATCGCCGGCTGA